Within Bdellovibrio bacteriovorus HD100, the genomic segment TGTAAAGAGCCCCTGCATTTGCTCTGGTGCCATGCCAATGCCCGTGTCCTTAACCCCAACCCACAACTGATGGCCGTTCACCTTCAATTGCACCCGCACCTCGCCGTGAGTGGTGAATTTCAGGCCGTTGCCAATCAGATTGATCAGCACCTGCTGAAAGCGCGTGGCATCGCCAAGAATCTTTTCGGGCACCTGAGGATCGATTTCCAGCTTCAGATCCAGCTTCTTTTCCACGGCACGGATCATCAAAAGCTCCAAAGCCCGGCGCACGGATTCCCGCACGCTGAACGGAACTTTTTCAATCACCATCAAACCCGACTCAATCTTGGACAGATCCAGAATATCGTTAATCAGGTTCAAAAGACTTGAAGAGGCCCGGGTCAGAATTGTCACAAACTGGCGCTGATCAGGACTGAGCTCCGTGTCCAGCAAAAGCTCCGACATACCCATGATCGAGTTCATCGGCGTGCGAATTTCGTGACTCATGTTGGCCAGGAACTCCGACTTGGCACGAGTGCCGGCTTCGGCCGCCTCTTTGGCACGCTCCAACTCCTGCTGGTAGCGGTGCAGCTCGGTGATATCGGTGGAAACCCCGGCGATCGCAATTAGATGACCATCTTCGTCCCGCAACGGAAACTTTTCTGACAGATAATATTTTTGTGAGCCATCATGGAAGGTCAGCTTTTCTTCGTAGCTGCGCGGCTGCTGCTCTTGAATCAACTGGTTGTCTGAATCGGAAAACCTGCGTGCGTCCTCGACACCGAAGATCTGCGCATCTGTTTTGCCAACCAGCTCAACACTTCTTTTGCCGACCAGATTTTCAAAAGTTGGACTGACCAACAGGTAACGTCCCTGCAAATCCTTGACGTAAACAATGGCCGGAGACGACTGCAAAAACATCCTCAGCAAAAACTGCTGATAGCGCAGCTCTTTTTCAACATGCCGCCGTTGGGCGACGTCGTACATCAGACCATAGATCTGCACGATGCGCCCCTCTTGCCGCAGCGCTGTCCCCATCACACGGGCCGGGAACACCCGCCCCTTGCCGGAACAAACCGTCACTTCCACGTCATAGTCCGTCCCCTGCTCCATCAGACGGCGATGAGTTTCCATCATCAAGGAACGGTCTTTTTCGGCGATCATTTCAAATCCACGCAGACGGTCCAAATCATAGGTGTCCGGATCCACCTCGAAAATATCATACAGAGCACGGGACCAGAAATGTTTGCCTGTAGTCAGATCCATGCTCCAGGTCCCGATCGGCGCCTCGGCGTTGGCCTGACCCAAAATCTCAGTGAAGATTTTCTGCGGAGTCGTATCCTTCACAACACACAGAGCCTCGTTGGTGACCGGATCAAACTGATAGTTCCAGGACAGGAATTTATAGTGACCATCCTTGCAGCGATAGCGCAGCAGGAAGTTGCGGAGCACATCCCCTTTTCTGATTTTTTCATAACGACTGACAATGTTTTTGACGTCTTCGGGATGAATCAACTCATTGAAAGGAATTTGCATCAACTCTTCATGGGACCATCCCAAAACTTCCGACCAAACATGATTCAGTTTTGCCGGACGCCAGTCTTCGCCAAAGACACCAATCATGTCATTGGACAATTCAAAGAGGGCTTCGTAACGAGATTCCATTGAGAAATCTTAACAGGGTAAAAATCAAAAAAGCCACCTGATAATCAGATGGCTTCCAAGTTAGGACCTCAGTTTACAAATGTCTTACAACAGCCATAAACAAACAACGGCCACAGTTGTGGGCACCAAAGCAGCAACAAGAAGATTCAAAGGCTTGATCCCACCCGGGAATTTGTGGCTTAGAATAGAATAACCGGCCGCATTCGGCGCGTTGGCTATGATCGTCAATCCCCCCCCAGCGATTGCCCCGGCCACCAGCGCGTATTTGCTGGAATCACTCAATCCTTCCACCTGGGACCCGAGATAAGTCAAAGCCGCGTTGTCGGTGATCGCTGTCAATCCCACAGCACCTTTAAACAACAAAAGATCACTCATGCTGCCCAGCAAGGGCGCCAGCCACCACTTCTGGAAAGCGCCAAACTGAATGATACCGCCCAGGAACATGGCCACCAGCAGACTTTCTTTCAAACGCAAAGAATCCTGATAGCGCTGGGTCACCGCAGCCACCCCCAGGAACAAAAGGAAGATCCCCATAAAGGCATTCTGATAGTGCGCAGTCACCACAATCCCTGTCAGGAACAACAAGTGCACCAAGGTCACCGGCACAGGAATCGCCGCCTGCGAACCCGCCAGACGAGTTTCCACCTCACGCAAAGTGATACACCCCTCGCTCAACTGCTTGCGGAAGACCGCAATCAAAAGAGCGGTGTTGATCACAACCGCGATCGCACTCTTCCAGCCAAAGTTACTCATGACAAAGGTAAAGTCCCAGTTCCATTTCCCCGCCACCATCAGAATCGGAGGCGCGGCAAACGGAGTCAGCGCCCCGCCGATGGAAATATTCACGAACAAGACGGCAATCAGGCCATAAATCAACTTGCTGCTTTCTTTCTGCAGCATCGAATTCAGCATAAACGCCGTCACTGTCATTGCCGCAGGCTCAGTGATAAAACTGCCACTGAGCGGCCCCAGAATCAGCACGACAAATATATCTGTCAAAACCGCCGGTGTGCGGAAGACTTTTTGAATCAGGGAAGAAATGAACAAAATCCCCTTGCGTCCCGCCGCCAGCACCGGGCGCGTCGAGCACACCACCATGATGGCAAAAATAAAGAACGGTTCAATAAAGTTCAGATTGCTCTGATAATCCATAGCCGATGTCCAGCCCTCCAGGCTGATAAAGATGGCCATGAACAAGGCGGCCCAGATGGCAAAAACCGCCTCAATCTCCCCCAGCAGG encodes:
- a CDS encoding PAS domain-containing hybrid sensor histidine kinase/response regulator; the encoded protein is MESRYEALFELSNDMIGVFGEDWRPAKLNHVWSEVLGWSHEELMQIPFNELIHPEDVKNIVSRYEKIRKGDVLRNFLLRYRCKDGHYKFLSWNYQFDPVTNEALCVVKDTTPQKIFTEILGQANAEAPIGTWSMDLTTGKHFWSRALYDIFEVDPDTYDLDRLRGFEMIAEKDRSLMMETHRRLMEQGTDYDVEVTVCSGKGRVFPARVMGTALRQEGRIVQIYGLMYDVAQRRHVEKELRYQQFLLRMFLQSSPAIVYVKDLQGRYLLVSPTFENLVGKRSVELVGKTDAQIFGVEDARRFSDSDNQLIQEQQPRSYEEKLTFHDGSQKYYLSEKFPLRDEDGHLIAIAGVSTDITELHRYQQELERAKEAAEAGTRAKSEFLANMSHEIRTPMNSIMGMSELLLDTELSPDQRQFVTILTRASSSLLNLINDILDLSKIESGLMVIEKVPFSVRESVRRALELLMIRAVEKKLDLKLEIDPQVPEKILGDATRFQQVLINLIGNGLKFTTHGEVRVQLKVNGHQLWVGVKDTGIGMAPEQMQGLFTRFSQGDSSITRRFGGTGLGLSISKQLVEKMGGTIGVTSEIGQGSVFYFTLPLGSK
- a CDS encoding putative Na+/H+ antiporter, which gives rise to MTYTTIELIGTILFGLAVIHTFMVGRILAWSHHFPKDSLWSNFLHLLGEIEAVFAIWAALFMAIFISLEGWTSAMDYQSNLNFIEPFFIFAIMVVCSTRPVLAAGRKGILFISSLIQKVFRTPAVLTDIFVVLILGPLSGSFITEPAAMTVTAFMLNSMLQKESSKLIYGLIAVLFVNISIGGALTPFAAPPILMVAGKWNWDFTFVMSNFGWKSAIAVVINTALLIAVFRKQLSEGCITLREVETRLAGSQAAIPVPVTLVHLLFLTGIVVTAHYQNAFMGIFLLFLGVAAVTQRYQDSLRLKESLLVAMFLGGIIQFGAFQKWWLAPLLGSMSDLLLFKGAVGLTAITDNAALTYLGSQVEGLSDSSKYALVAGAIAGGGLTIIANAPNAAGYSILSHKFPGGIKPLNLLVAALVPTTVAVVCLWLL